Genomic segment of Ewingella sp. CoE-038-23:
CCGATTGGCGGCACCTATTACGCGGGCACCTCATCAATTTCCGCCAACGTGCCTTTCGGCGCCGCCACCACCGCCACGCCGGATGGTCGCAAAGCCTTCACCCCGCTGGCTGAGGGTGCCAGCCCCTCTTCCGGTACGGACCATCTTGGGCCAACGGCGGTGTTCAACTCCCTCGGAAAACTGCCGACCGAGGCGATCCTCGGCGGCGTGTTGCTCAATCAGAAGTTGAACCCGGCTTCGCTGGAAAACCCGCACGACCGGCAAACGCTGATGCTCATGCTACGCACTTTCTTTGAAGAGCATCGCGGCTGGCACGTGCAGTACAACATTGTGTCGCGCGAAACTTTGCTGAAAGCCAAAGAGACGCCGCAGCATTACCGGGATTTAGTGGTGCGCGTCGCCGGATACTCGGCATTTTTCACGGCCTTATCACCTGAAGCACAGGATGATATCATCGCCCGTACCGAGCACTCGCTCTAACCCTTCCCTACCACAATGCGGGTAATCGACAGGTTGCCCGCTGTTTCGGAATCGCATGAACGACAGACAGCAGATTATTTTGCAATGGGTGAATGATAAACAGCGGGTTAGCGTCAGCACGCTGGCGCAGGTATGTCAGGTATCAGAAGTGACCATTCGCCATGATCTGACTTTGCTCGAAGGGCGCAACTATCTGCGCCGAGAGCACGGATTTGCCGTGGCGGTGCAGACCGATGATGTGGACCAGCGCATGATGTCCAATTTTGGCCGCAAGCAAAAGCTGGCCCAATATGCCGCGTCGCTGATCCAAGAGGGTGAAACCGTATTTTTCGAAAGCGGCAGCAGCGTCGCGCTGTTGGCGCAATATCTGAGTGATAAGCGCAGCCTGACGGTGGTCACGGTCAGCAGCTACATCGCCACCCTATTAAAAAGCATGCCGTGCGAGGTGATTTTGCTCGGCGGGATGTATCAGAAAGCCAGCCAGACGCTGGTCGGCCCCCTGACCAAACTCTGCTTGCAGCAGGTCAACTTCAGCAAAGCATTTATTGGTATCGACGGCTATACCCCTGAAACCGGCTTCACCGGCCGC
This window contains:
- a CDS encoding DeoR family transcriptional regulator, whose translation is MNDRQQIILQWVNDKQRVSVSTLAQVCQVSEVTIRHDLTLLEGRNYLRREHGFAVAVQTDDVDQRMMSNFGRKQKLAQYAASLIQEGETVFFESGSSVALLAQYLSDKRSLTVVTVSSYIATLLKSMPCEVILLGGMYQKASQTLVGPLTKLCLQQVNFSKAFIGIDGYTPETGFTGRDMLRADIVNAVLAKGVENIVLTDSSKFGQITGHSLGPIRHVSRVITDDQLAVPVRQHLTSAGIAVDCISQ